GCGGTGAGGACCACCACGCCGGTCGCGTACCTCGCGAGCGTCTCGCGGAACTCGTCGTCGGACACCACCTCGGCCATGCGCCCATCGTCGCGTACGGTCGCCGCCGGTCGTCGTCAGGCCGGGTCAGGGCGACGGGCCGAGCGACCTGGCGCGTTCGGCGAGGAACTCCTGCTCGGCGGCGTTGTCGCTGAGCGCGAGCGCGGCCCGGTAGGCGTCGGCCGCCTCGGCGTGGCGGCCGAGGCGGTGCAGCAGGTCGGCCCTGGTCGCGGGCAGGTAGCGGTAACCGGTGAGGCGTCCCTCGCGCTCGAGTGCCTCGACCTCGGCGAGTGCCGCCGCCGGTCCGTCGACCATCGACACCGCCACGGCGCGGTTGAGCGCCACGACGGGCGACGGCCAGATCCGGAGCAGCTCGTCGTAGAGCGTACGGATCTGCGGCCAGTCGGTCGCGTCGTAGCTCGGTGCCTGCGCGTGCAGGGCGGCGATCGCCGCCTGCAGCGTGAAGCGTCCCGGTGGGCCGGCGGTCAGCGCGGCCACGACGAGCCGGTCGGCCTCGGCGATCAGGTCGCGGTCCCAGCCGGACCGGTCCTGCTCGTCCAGCCGCAGCAACCGGCCGTCCGCGTCGGTCCGCGTGGCGCGGCGCGCGTGGTGGACGAGCAGCAGCGCCAGCAGTCCCATGGCCTCCCGGTCGGCCGGGAGCAGCAGCCGCAGCAGGTGTGCCAGGTCGAGTGCGCGGTCGGTGAGCTCGTCGCGGACGAGCTCGTCGCCGGAGTGCGCCGTGTGCCCGGTGGCGTAGAGCAGGTGGACGACGGTGAGCACCGCGTGGACACGGGCGGGCAGCTCGTCGGGGGACGGCACGGCGTACGGGATGCGCGCCGCGGCGATCTTCTTCTTGGCCCGGGTGAGGCGTGCCGCCATCGTCGCCTCGGCGACGAGGAACGCGTGCGCGATGTCCGGTGTGGCCACGCCGCACACCAGGCGCAGCGTGAGCGCGATCCGAGCCTCCTCGGACAGCGCCGGGTGGCAGCAGGTGAAGATCAGTCGCAGCCGGTCGTCGGGGATGGAGTCGGTATCGGTGGTCGTGTCGAGCATGTCGGTGTCCTCACGGTCCACCAGCAGCGGGAGCTTGGCCCGGAGCGTCTGCTGGCGGCGGATCAGGTTGAGCGCGTCTCGTCGGGCGACGGTCGTCAGCCATGCGCCCGGCCGGTCGGGCACGCCGTCATGTGCCCAGGTGCGCAGCGCCTTGACGTACGCGTCCTGCACGATCTCCTCGGCCGCGTCGAGGTCGCGTGTCACGCGCACCGTCGCGGCGACCACGTAGGCCCACTCGCGACGGTGCGCGTCGGCGACGGCGCGCTCGACCTCGTTCATCGGATGGTGAAGAACTCCTCGAGCACCGGGGCGAGCGCGGCCGGGGAGACGGCGTGTGCCTCCTCGGCCAGGGTGTCGATGCTGCGGTGCCGCACGGTCGGCATGCCGTGGGCGAACGCCCGCGTGCCGACCTGCCAGAACTCGTCGCTCTTCTCACCGACGAGCACCAGTGCAGGGATCGTGAACCCCGCCCACCGTTCGAACGCCAGCGGCCTGCCCGACATCGTGTCGGCCATGACGCGGCCGTCGTACGCCGCGGTGTGCGCGACCGCCTCCATCAGGGCGAAGAACGGCTCGGCGCGCATTGCCCTGACGTCGTCGACCGGTAGGCCGACCGCCGTGGTCAGGGCATACTCCATCGCGTCGCCGCGACGGCCGGCTGCGATGAGTGCGTCGAGGCGTGCCACATAGTCGTCCGGCAGCGGCGGTCGACTGTCGTCGACGACGAACGGCGGCTCCCACATGGCCAAGCGCTCGACGGCGACGCCGCGGACGGCCGCCTGGAGCGCCAGCACGCTCCCGGAGGACATGCCGAGCACGGACGCCGAGCCGCCCACCGCGTCGATGACCGCGGCCAGGTCCTCGATCTCGCGCTCCACGGCGTAGGGCGCGGTGTCGCCGCTCTCGCCACGCCCCCGGCGCTCGTAGTGGGCGACGGTGAACCGGGGAGCCAGCAGCTCGGCGAGGCTTGCGGGGAACTGATCGATCGCCCGGTAGGTGTACGCGCCGTCGACGAGGACGACCGCCGGTCCGTCCCCGGTCTTCTCGACCGCGATCATGGTGCCGTCCTTGGACGTGATGTGTTCCATCGGAACGCTCCCTCAGCCCGGCTCGACGACGTCGAACCCGATCAACGGCCTGACCTCGACGCCGCCGTTCACGATCGGGGTCAGCTTGGCCAGCGCGAGCGCATGGTCGAGGTCACGTGCCTCGATCACGAACACCCCCGCCATGGCCTCCTTGGTCTCGATGAACGGACCGTCGGTCACCAGGTCGCCGCGGATGGACGTCGCCGTCCCCGACGGCTCCAGTGCCATCCCGGCGACGATCCGACCGCCCTGCTCGGCCATCCGGTCGGGCAGCTGCCCGTGGGCCTCCATCACCTCGGGCGGCATGTCGGCCACGCCGCCGGGGGTCTCGGTCTCGAAGATGAGGACTGCGTACTGGGTCATCAGGCCACCGCTTTCGTTGCGAAGAGGTCGTTCATCCAGGTGGTCCACGCCCGCTTGTTCGATGCCTCGTCGGCGCCCTCGGCGAACAGGTGGTGCGCCAGGCCGACCGGCCAGCCCCACGCGTCGCGGCCGTAGAACCGGCACAGGGCGTCCGCGCTGCGCACGCCGAGGAACCGGTCGGTGCGGTAGTCGACCACACCCTCGATCGGCGCGATGCCGGCAGGGTCAGCACGACCTCGTCGCCCTCGGCGGCACCGTCAGGCACGCCCATCGCCGTCAGCATCGCCGCGAACCCGCCGTCGGCCGAGGCCTCGGGGCCGTCCACGCGGAGGTACGCCGCGTCGCGGCCCGCGAAGTGGCGCAGGTACTCGCCGAGCGAGTGGTTGTAGAGGTCGGTGTGCAGCCGGCAGGCGTCGTCGTCGTCGTAGCCCTCGGCCGGCACCGTGCTGTTGTGCCGGAAGCGCAGGTACGTGCCCGTCCCGCGCGGCTCGAGCACGTAGTCGAGCTGGTTGAAGCCGTCGTTCTCGAACTCCACGCGTGTGGTGAAGTGCCGGGGCGGGTCCCAGACGGTCACCTTGCCGTCACCGTTGCTCAGGCCCTCCTCGGCGCCGCCCACCCACGGCTCGTAGTCGATCTTCCACAGCCAGCCGGCGGTGTGCAGGGTGAACGCGTCCCAGACCTCCTGCGGTGACGCGGGCAGCTCACCCTCCCACCTGACCTCGAACTCCCTCAACATCTCTCTCACCTCCCGGAGCCGTCTCTCGGCCCCTTCTATCTCCATCGACACGCGACCGTCCGCCGGATCGACAGTCGCAGCGAGGAATTCTCGGACGCCATCGAAGAAGCCGGAAGCGGCGTGTCGGATGGCCTCGAACAGGTGTTCGTCTAAGATCGACCCGTCGAGGTATCCACAGATGGGTGTGGCGGCAACCCAAGTGTCCGCACCACGTTCTAGCGTCGTCTCGACAGCACGCGAGCACGCACACACGACACGGGATGGCACCTGATGGCAGCACCTGACCGCGACAAGGCACTCGACACCGCCCTGGCGCAGATCGAGCGGCAGTTTGGCAAGGGATCCGTGATGCGGCTGGGCGACGACGGCCGCGTCCCGGTGTCGGTCATCCCGACCGGGGCCATCTCACTCGACGTCGCGCTCGGCATCGGCGGCCTGCCGCGGGGCCGGGTCGTCGAGATCTACGGTCCCGAGTCCTCGGGCAAGACGACGGTCGCGCTGCACGCCGTCGCGCAGGCGCAGAAGGCCGGCGGCACCGCCGCGTTCGTCGACGCCGAGCACGCCCTCGACCCGAGCTACGCCGAGAAGCTCGGCGTCGACACCGACAACCTGCTGGTCTCCCAGCCCGACACCGGGGAGCAGGCGCTCGAGATCACCGACATGCTGATCCGCTCCGGCGCGATCGACATCATCGTCATCGACTCGGTGGCCGCGCTCGTGCCGCGGGCGGAGATCGAGGGCGAGATGGGCGACAGCCACGTCGGGCTACAGGCGCGGCTGATGTCCCAGGCGCTGCGCAAGCTCACCGGCGTGGTCAGCACGTCGGGCACGACGACGGTGTTCATCAACCAGCTGCGGGAGAAGGTCGGCGTCTTCTTCGGCTCGCCGGAGACCACCAGCGGCGGCAAGGCGCTGAAGTTCTACGCATCGATACGCCTCGACGTCCGCCGGATCGAGACGCTCAAGGACGGCCAGGAGGCCGTGGGCAACCGGGTGCGGGTCAAGGTGGTCAAGAACAAGATGGCCCCGCCGTTCCGGCAGGCCGAGTTCGATCTGCTCTACAACGTCGGGATCAGCCGCGAGGGTGGCCTCATCGACCTCGGCGTCGAGCACGGCTTCGTCCGCAAGTCGGGTGCCTGGTACACCTACGACGGCGACCAGCTGGGCCAGGGCAAGGAGAACGCGCGCAATTTCCTGCGCGACAACCCCGAGCTGGCCGACGAGCTGGAGAAGCGGATCAAGGAGAAGCTCGGCATCGGGCCGACGCTCGACGATCCGGCACCGCCCCCGGCCGTCGACTTCTGACCCGGCCCACGGTGGCTGCTCGTCGCTCCCGCTCCCGCTCCCGGGCACCGGGCCCCGACGGCCCGAAGCCCGACACCCTGGCGGCCTCCGGGCCGCCGGGCGACCCGGAGTCGGTGGCACGCACGATCTGCCTGCGGCTGCTGGCCGCCACGCCGCGCACCAGGGCGGAGCTCGCCGAGGCGCTCGCGAAGCGTGAGGTGCCCGACGACGCCGCCGAGCGCGTCCTCGACCGGTTCACCGAGGTCGGGCTCGTCGACGACGTGGCCTACGCCGAGGCGTGGGTCCGCACCCGCCAGGCCGGCCGCGGGCTCGCCCGCCGCGCACTCGCGCACGAGCTGCGCCGTCGTGGGGTCGACGAGACCGTGGTGCAGTCCGCGGTCGACACGATCGACCCCGACGACGAACGCGCGACGGCCCGCGCCCTCGTCGACCGCAAGCTGCCGGCGAGCCGGCGGCTCGACCGCGACAAGCGGGTGCGCCGCCTCGCCGGCATGCTGGCGCGCAAGGGCTACTCGACCGAGACGGCCCTGAAGGTCGTCAACGAGGCGCTCGCGGAGGAGCGCGACTCCTGAACGGCGACGGGAGCCCGCGGGGCTTCTCGCCGGTAGTGCCATGGGCGTCCGGCAGCGGGCACGTGAGGGGCACCCTCACCGTGCCCTGCCCCGGTCGGGGTGCCCCTCACGGGTTCAGCGGACGGGCATCGGTCCGCAGGTCGTCAGACCGTGCGGAGCTTCAGGCGGTAGCCGTGCGCCTTGGCGTCGGAGAGCAGTGCCGCGAGCGACAGGCCGCCCTCGCCGGCAGCGGGCAGCTCCCCGTCGAGCGCGACGCCGACGGTGTTGACGATGCCGAGCGCCTGGTTGTCCGCGGTCAGGTCGGCGACCGGGCCGCCCGAGTACCCGTGGCACCGGAGCGACGAGTGGGCTGCGGCGCCGTCCGGCGACCGGGCCGAGGTCGCCCATCTCTGCGGCCGCCTCAGCGCGTACTTCTAGTCACCCTCACCCGCAGCGGCACCGGAGCGCGGTCAGGCGTACTGGCCGACGCAGAAGACGTTGTCTTCGGGGTCGGTGAGCACCGTCCAGGTGAGACCAGGCACGACCTGTTCGTCGACCACCGTCGCGCCGAGCGCGGTGAGGCGTTCGATCTCGCGCTCCCGGTCGTCGGCGCGCAGGTCGATGTGCACCCGGTTCTTGCCGGTCCGCGGCTCGGGGACCTGCTGCAGTGCGACCGCGGGCCCACCGTCGGAGGACGGCGCGAGCATGAGGAACGCGCCGTCCATGTCCATCATCACCTCGGTGCCGAGTGCCGCCGTCCAGAACTTCGCGAGACCGCGCGGGTCGACGCAGTCGATGGTCACCATGCCGATGCTCAAGGCCATGCCCCGACCCTAGCTCCGTCAGCCGATGGTCACGCCGAGCCCGTCGACGACCTCGGCGCCCGGCAGGGCGGCGAGGGTCCGACCGGGGAGCGCGAGCTTCGACCGGCGCACGCCGCTGCCGACCACGACCCACGGCGCGGCCGCGACCGCGGCGTCGACGAGCACCGGCCAGCCGTCCGGTGCGCCGACCGGGGTGATGCCGCCGTACTCCATGCCGGTACGGCTGACCGCGTCGTCGGTGGACGCGAACGACGCCTTGCGCACGTCGAGACGCCGGCGCGCGACGTTGTTGACGTCGGCGCGGGTCGTCGCGAGCACCATGCACGCGGCGTAGCGCGCCTCACCGGCACGCTTGCCGGTCACGACCACGCAGTTGGCGGACTCGTCGAGCCGTACGCCGTAGCGTTCGCAGAACTCGGCGGTGTCGGCGAGGTCCGGGTCGATCTCGGCGACGGTCACGTCGCCGGCGACCTCCGACGACTTCAGCGCGGCGACGACCGGGTCGGCAAGCAGGTCGGGACGGTCGAGTGCGGGGACCCAGACGAGCGTCACGCGTCACCGCCCGACAGCTCGACGACCGGGACGCCGGGCGGCTCGAATCCCATCACCTGGCCGTAGAACGAGAGCTCCGCCTCGGTGCTCGCGACGATCGACTCGGCCTTGCGGAAGCCGTGCTGCTCGCCCTCGAAGGCGATGTACGCGTGCCGGATTCCCTTACGTGCCAGGGCATCTCGGAACATCTCCGACTGCGAGGGCGGCACCACCTCGTCCTCGAGCCCCTGCAGCAGCAGGACGGGACACCGCACGTCGTCGACGTGCGACAGCGGCGCGCGCTCGACGTAGCGGTCGCGGGTCTCGGGCAGCGGGCCGATGAGGCCGTCGAGGTAGCGCGACTCGAAGTCGTGGGTGTCCTGCGCGAACTGCAGCAGCTCAGCGACGCCGAAGTAGGAGGTGCCGCACGCGAACGTGTCGGTCGACGTGACGGCCTTCAGCACGGTCCAGCCGCCCGCGCTGCCGCCACTGATCGCCAGTCGCCGCGGGTCTGCTCTGCCCTGGTCGGCGAGCGACAGCGCCGCCGCGACGCAGTCCTCCACGTCGACGATGCCCCACTGCTCGCGCAGCCGTTCGCGGTACGCGCGGCCGTAGCCGGTCGAGCCGCCGTAGTTGACGTCGACGATGCCGATGCCGCGGCTGGTGAAGTACGCGTACCCGAGATCGAGCTTCGCGGGCGAGCGCGCGGTCGGGCCGCCGTGCACGTGCACGACGTACGGTGGTCGCTCGTCCGCGGGCGCCGCGTAGCGCGGGTTCGTCGGCGGGTAGACGTTCGCGTGCACGTCGCGCCCGCCGGGACCGGTCAGCGTGACCTGCTCGGCCGGCGGCAGGTACGCGGCGTCGGGCAGGTCCGCGGGATCGATGCTCGTGCGCACCACCTCGGCGCCACCCGACGCGACGTCGACGACCAGCAGCGAGCCCTGGTCGGTCGGGCTGCTCGCGTGGAGCGCGACCCGGTGACCGTCGCCGGTGACCTGCGGTCCCCACTCCGTGTACGGGAGGTCGAGGTCGGTGAGATCGCCGGTCGCGGGGTCGAGCACGCCGAGTGCGTTGCCCTCGGGTCCGGAGTGCACGACGGCGATCCGCCCGTCCGCGAGCACGGTGTACGTCGCGAAGCCGACGAGCCACATGGGTGCGCCGAACTCCGCCTCGCGGGGACACAACGGTGCCGGCTCGCCGCCGCCTGCGGGCACCCGGTAGAGGTTCCACCAGCCGGTGCGGTCGGCCGCGACGTAGAGCGACTCGTCGTCGACCCACTCCGGCTGGAACACCGACTCGCTCTCGGTACGCCCGTCGGGACCCGCCCGGCCGCCGAGAACGGTGTGCCACTTCCCGACGGTGCCGTCGGCGGTCAACTCGCCGACGCGCAGCTCGGTGGCGTCCCACGGCATGTCGGGGTGCTCCCAGGCCAGCCAGGCGAGCCGGCGCCCGTCCGGCGACACCCGTGGGTTGGCGAGGAAGTGCGAGCCGGCCACGACCTCCCGTACGGCGCGCTCGTCGTCGGCCCCGGACCCGTCGAGCGGGACGGCGACGATGTGGCGGCGCAGCGTGCTGCCGTCGTGTCGCTCGCGCACGGCGAGCACCTCAGGGCCGCCCGGCGCGACCAGGTCGGTGTACCGCAGCGCCGCGGGCGCGGCCGGAGCGGGCGTGAGCGGGACAGGGGTGTCGGCACCGGGGTCGAGCCGGTACATCCGGTGGTCGGCCCAGTGCGTGAAGACGATCGCGTGCCCGCCCTCGACCGGCGCGGCGACCCACGGCCGGCCGCCGTACTCGTGGACGCGGTTGCGCAGCCACCACGGCGCGGCGAGGACCTCGGTCACCGTGCTGTCGGCGTCACGGCGCATCAGCGTGTCGCGGCCGCCCTCCTCCGGGCGGCTCTCCACCCAGTGCAGCGTGTCGCCGACGAAGCCCGGCCAGCCGAGCCTGCGGGACGAGCCGGCGAGCCGCCGCGCGTCGATCGGGGACTCCCACGCGCCGTAGGGCGCGACGATGCGTTCGCTCATACCGGCATCCTGCCAGGCCCGGTGCGTGACGTCGTCGGCTACACGGCGCCGCCCGCTGCGGTCGTCGGTGCCGTCGCGAGGACGGCACGCCCCTTGCGCCGCTGCCTGCCCTCGAGGATCTGGGCGATCTTCGACAGCGTGTAGTTGATCGCGATGAAGACGACCGCGAGCACCAGCCCGGTGACGATCGGGTTGCCGTAATTGCTGTAGATCTGCTTGCCGACGCTCACTGCCTCGGGCGAGGCGATGATGAATCCGAGGGCGGTGTCCTTCAGCGCGACCACACACTGGCTGATGATCGCCGGCAGCATGATGCGGACCGCCTGCGGCGTGAGGATCGACAGCATCACCTGGGTCTTGCGCATGCCGATCGCGTACGCCGCCTCGCTCTGCCCCCGCGGCACGGCGTTGATGCCGGCGCGGAACGTCTCCGCGAGCACCGAGCCGTTGTAGAGCATCAGCGCGATGATGAGCGCGCCGTACCGTCCGGTGGTGTCGCCGAAGCCGAGGAAGATCGCCAGGATCATCAGCACCAGGGGGACCGCACGGAAGAACTCGACGACCACGATGCTGGGTATCCGCAGCAGGGCGCTGTCGGACAGTCGACCGGCGGCGAAGATCACGCCGAACGCGATCGACAGGGCGATGGCGAGAACGGCGGCGAGCAACGTCAGCCCGAAGCCCTCGACAACGCCGAACACGATCTCGGGGTCCTGGAACGGCTCCCAGGCGTCGCCGGTGATCTGCTCGCTCGCGTACAGCCGGTACGCGATGTACGCGACCAGCGCCGCCGTGCCGATCGACGTGAGCACGCCGTACACGCCGTGCCGTACCCGCGCCCGAGGACCGCGGACGTCGAACAGGGTGGTGCTCACCGGATCACCGCCAGACGCTTCTCGAGCCGGGACGCGATCCCCGCGAGCACGAAGACGATGATCACGTATCCCAGCGCCGTGCCGACGAAGAGCGGCCACAGCGCGCTCGGGTGCCTGTTGTACAGGAAGTGGAACGTCTGCGTCGCCTCGATCACGCCGAACGCCTCGGCGATCGCCGAGTTCTTGACCAGTGCGATGAAGATGCTGGCGAGCGGCGGGATCGCGGTGCGGATCGCCTGCGGCAGGATGACCGACCGCAGTGTCTGGCCGAACGTGAAGCCGATCGACCGGGCCGCCTCGGCCTGGCCCTGCTGCACGGAGTTGATGCCGGAGCGGATGGCCTCGCACATGAACGCCGCGGTGTAGAGCGACAGCGTCACGACCGCGCGGGCGAAGAAGCTGATCTGCACGCCGAGGAACGGCAGCCCCGCCACGAACACGATGAACAGCACGACCAGCGGGGTGTTGCGGAAGATGTTGACGTACGTCGTGCCGACCGCGCGCAGGACCGGCACCGGCGCCACCCGCATGCCGGCGAGCACCGCACCGAGGGCGAACGCGATAAGCCCCGCGGCGCCGAAGAGCTGCAGCGTCAGGAGAAACCCGCGGAGGATCCGCGGCAGGTTCTCGATCAGTGCGTCCACGCCACATCCTTTCCGGCAGCGAGAGAGCCCGCGCCGTACGGGAGACCGAGAGGGTCACCCGTACGACGCGAGCGGGTGGTGCGCGTTACTGGCAGGGGTCCGCGGTCGGCGGCGTGGGCTCGGGCACGTCGGCCTTGCCCAGCGTGTCCTTGAACGCCGTGGCCCACTTGCCGTCGTCGATCGACGCCTTCACGGTCTTGTTGAGGAACTCGCACAGCTTGGTGTCGCCGTGCTTGTACCCGATGCCGTAAGGCTCCTCGGTGAACTCCTCACCGGCGACCTTGAGCTCGTCCGGGTCCTCGGCCGCGTAGCCGAGCAGGATCGCGCCGTCGGTGGTGACCGCGTCGACCGACCCGCTCTTCAGCTGCGTGACGCACTCGGAGTACGAGCCGAACGGCACCGGCTTGGCGCCGTACTTCTCCTCCACCGAGTCGAGCGAGGTCGAGCCCGTCACCGAGCAGACCTTCTTGCCCTTGATGTCCTCGTTGGTCTTGAACCAGGTGGCGTCCTTGGCGATGAGGAACTGCTGGCCTGTGACGTAGTACGGGCCGGCCTGGCCGACGATCGTGCGACGCTCGTCGTTGATCGTGTAGGAGGCGAGGACGAGGTCGACCGTGCCCTTCTGGATGAACGGCTCGCGGTTCGCCGACACCGTCTCGACCCACTCGATGCCGTCGGGCTCGATGCCGAGCTCGCCGGCGATGAGCTTCGCGATCTCGATGTCGAAGCCCTGGGGGGTGTCGGTGCCGGGCTTCTTGAAGCCGATGCCCGGCTGGTCGAACTTCACGCCGATCTTGATCTTGCCGGCTTCGTTCCACTTCGCCATCGTCGTGCCGGCGGGGAACGAGGCGTTGTCCTTCACCTCGACGTCGCCACCGCCACCGCCACCGCAGGCGGTCATGGTGAGGGCGAGCGCGGCACCCACCGCGAACGCGCCGAACCACCGTTTGCCGAATCGCATGCTTACTCCTTCTGCCGCCTGGTGAGGGTCTGTCAGTGCTTGAGGATCTTCGAGAGGAAGTCCTTCGCCCGCTCCGACGTCGGGTTGGCGAAGAACTCGGTCGGCGTGCTCTGCTCCACGATCTGTCCGTCGGCCATGAAGCACACCCGGTTGGCCGCGCTCTGGGCGAAGCCCATCTCGTGGGTCACGACGATCATGGTCATGCCGCCCTCGGCGAGGTCGACCATGACGTCGAGAACCTCCTTGATCATCTCAGGGTCGAGAGCCGACGTGGGCTCGTCGAAGAGGATCGCCTTCGGCTCCATCGCCAGTCCCCTGGCGATCGCCACCCGCTGCTGCTGGCCGCCGGACAGCTGCGCCGGGTACTTCTGCGCCTGGTTGGCGACGCCGACCCGTTCGAGCAGCTTCATCGCGGCCGCCTCGGCGTCGGCCTTGGCGAGCTTGCGGACCTTGATCGGCCCGATCGTGACGTTCTCCAGGATGGTCTTGTGCGCGAACAGGTTGAACTGCTGGAAGACCATCGCCACCTCGGAGCGCAACCGGGCGAGCTCGCGTCCCTCGGCGGGCAGCGGCTGCCCGTCGAGCGTGATCGTGCCCTTGTCGATCGTCTCCAGGCGGTTGATCGCACGACACAGGGTCGACTTGCCCGACCCGGACGGGCCGATGACGACGACGACCTCGCCGCGGGTCACGGTCAGGTTGATGTCCTGCAGGACGTGCAGGTCACCGAACCACTTGTTGACCCCGTCGAGGACGATGAGGTCGTCGGTGGGGGTCGCGTCGCCGGCTGCCGGCTGCTCCGCCGTGGTGGTCATCCGAGGGTCTCGTGTCGAACCTTCATGGGAGCGCAACGTAGCTGTATTCGCGCGTTCGTGCACCCCTCTCGGCCACTGTGCGGCCGTGTTGTGATCAACCGGACGACGGCCGACGTCCCGACGCGGATGCGGTCGGAGGAGTGTTCGAGGTGTGTACGGGTGCACGCCCGTGACCGCCCGACCGCGTACCGTCGGGTCCGTGACCGGGAACAAGGGACTCGCGCTCGTCGTGGAGGACGAGCGGCCGATCGCGGACCTGATCCGCCTCTACCTCGAACGCGACGGCTTCGACGTGCGGGTCGCGGGCGACGGCCGCGCGGCCCTCACCGCGGCCGAGGAGTCGAAGCCGGTGGTCGTGATCCTCGACATCCGGCTGCCCGAGCTCGACGGCATGCAGGTATGCCGCGCGCTGCGTGAGCGGGGCGACTGGACACCCGTGCTCTTCGTGACGGCCCGCGACGACGAGATCGACCGGGTGCTCGGGCTGGAGCTCGGGGCCGACGACTACGTCACCAAGCCGTTCAGCCCGCGTGAGCTGGTGGCGCGGGTCGCCGCCGTGCTCCGTCGCTCCCGGAGCGAGGTCGACGGCGAGCCGGTCCTGCAGGCCGGTGCCGTACGGCTCGATCCAGGCGAGCGCCGGGTCTGGGCCGGCGAGACCGAGGTCGAGCTGACGACCACGGAGTTCGACCTGCTCGCCCACCTGATGCGCCGTCCCGGGCGCGTGTTCGAGCGCGACGAGCTGCTCACCCAGGTGTGGGGCTACCGCTCCATCGTGGGCAGCCGCACCGTCGACGTCCACGTCGCCCAGGTCCGCGCCAAGCTCGGCGACAACAGTCCGATCCGGACGGTCCGCGGGGTCGGCTACTCGGTGCAGAAGGCCTGACGGTGGCCGACCGACCGGTACGGCGCACGCTGTCCGCGCTCGCCGTCCGCATCGCCGTGGTGACGACGGCGGTCGCGGTCGTGGTGGTCCTCATCGCCGGGCTCGTCTCGCTCGGCCTCGTCCGCAGCGCGGCGGAGGAGCAGTCACGCGACGCGCTCGGCCGGCAGGCCGACGTCGCCCAGCAGCTCATCGACGCGACGCCCAAGCACCCCCAACGGACGCTCAAGGCGTTGCGCAAGCAGGGCCAGGACATCACGGTCGCGCGGTTGCTCCCCAGCGGTGTGCTGCGCGGTGACCGCCTCGCCCGGCTGGCCGTGGAGCCGAAGCTGGAGGCGGTGCGCCGCGGCGAGAAGCTGAGATACAGCACGACGATGACCGGACGCACCTGGTACGTCGAGGTGCGCCCGCTCCTCTCCGGCGGGTCCGTCATCCTCGCCCAGCCGGCGGCCACCGGCTCCGGGCTCGTCGGCTCGGTGGTCGGCCGCACGCTCGTCGCCCTGCTCGTCGGGCTCGCGGTCGCCGTGCTCGCCGGTGGGCTGCTCGCCTGGCGGATGGCCGCACCGCTCAAGCGGGCGGCCGTTGCCGCCAGGCAGCTGGCGTCGGGACGTCGCGACGTGCGGGTGGTGCCCGAGGGGCCCACCGAGGTCGCCGAGGTCGCCGAGTCGCTCAATGTCCTGGCCGACGCGCTCGCCCAGAGCGAGGGGAGGCAGCGCGACTTCCTGCTGTCGATCTCCCACGAGCTGCGCACGCCGCTCACCGCGGTCAAGGGCTTCGCCGAGGCGCTGGCCGATGGCGTCGCGACCGGCGACGCCGCTCAGCTGGCCGGGCGCACGATCGTGTCGGAGTCCGACCGCCTCGAGCGGCTCGTCGCCGACCTGCTCGACCTGGCCAGGCTGGGCGCGCAGGACTTCCAGGTCGAGCCCGCTCGCGTCGACCTCGCCGACCTGATGCGCAGGGCGGCGGACGTCTGGGCCACCCGCTGCGAGGCGGTGGGCGTCGTCTTCCGTGCCGAGCTGCCCGCGGAGGCGGTCCCGGTCATCACCGACCCCGCGCGCGCCCGGCAGATCATCGACGGCCTGGCCGAGAACGCCCTGCGCGTCACCCCGGCCGACCGGCCGATCGTCTTCGCGCTGCGGCGGGAGGGCGGGTACGCCGTGCTCGAGGTACGCGACGGCGGGCCGGGGCTCACCCCCGACGACTGCGCCGTCGCGTTCCAGCGTTCCGTGCTGTA
The sequence above is drawn from the Streptosporangiales bacterium genome and encodes:
- a CDS encoding RNA polymerase sigma factor, with the protein product MVAATVRVTRDLDAAEEIVQDAYVKALRTWAHDGVPDRPGAWLTTVARRDALNLIRRQQTLRAKLPLLVDREDTDMLDTTTDTDSIPDDRLRLIFTCCHPALSEEARIALTLRLVCGVATPDIAHAFLVAEATMAARLTRAKKKIAAARIPYAVPSPDELPARVHAVLTVVHLLYATGHTAHSGDELVRDELTDRALDLAHLLRLLLPADREAMGLLALLLVHHARRATRTDADGRLLRLDEQDRSGWDRDLIAEADRLVVAALTAGPPGRFTLQAAIAALHAQAPSYDATDWPQIRTLYDELLRIWPSPVVALNRAVAVSMVDGPAAALAEVEALEREGRLTGYRYLPATRADLLHRLGRHAEAADAYRAALALSDNAAEQEFLAERARSLGPSP
- a CDS encoding alpha/beta fold hydrolase, producing MEHITSKDGTMIAVEKTGDGPAVVLVDGAYTYRAIDQFPASLAELLAPRFTVAHYERRGRGESGDTAPYAVEREIEDLAAVIDAVGGSASVLGMSSGSVLALQAAVRGVAVERLAMWEPPFVVDDSRPPLPDDYVARLDALIAAGRRGDAMEYALTTAVGLPVDDVRAMRAEPFFALMEAVAHTAAYDGRVMADTMSGRPLAFERWAGFTIPALVLVGEKSDEFWQVGTRAFAHGMPTVRHRSIDTLAEEAHAVSPAALAPVLEEFFTIR
- the recA gene encoding recombinase RecA, with amino-acid sequence MAAPDRDKALDTALAQIERQFGKGSVMRLGDDGRVPVSVIPTGAISLDVALGIGGLPRGRVVEIYGPESSGKTTVALHAVAQAQKAGGTAAFVDAEHALDPSYAEKLGVDTDNLLVSQPDTGEQALEITDMLIRSGAIDIIVIDSVAALVPRAEIEGEMGDSHVGLQARLMSQALRKLTGVVSTSGTTTVFINQLREKVGVFFGSPETTSGGKALKFYASIRLDVRRIETLKDGQEAVGNRVRVKVVKNKMAPPFRQAEFDLLYNVGISREGGLIDLGVEHGFVRKSGAWYTYDGDQLGQGKENARNFLRDNPELADELEKRIKEKLGIGPTLDDPAPPPAVDF
- a CDS encoding VOC family protein, which gives rise to MALSIGMVTIDCVDPRGLAKFWTAALGTEVMMDMDGAFLMLAPSSDGGPAVALQQVPEPRTGKNRVHIDLRADDREREIERLTALGATVVDEQVVPGLTWTVLTDPEDNVFCVGQYA
- a CDS encoding prolyl oligopeptidase family serine peptidase; translation: MSERIVAPYGAWESPIDARRLAGSSRRLGWPGFVGDTLHWVESRPEEGGRDTLMRRDADSTVTEVLAAPWWLRNRVHEYGGRPWVAAPVEGGHAIVFTHWADHRMYRLDPGADTPVPLTPAPAAPAALRYTDLVAPGGPEVLAVRERHDGSTLRRHIVAVPLDGSGADDERAVREVVAGSHFLANPRVSPDGRRLAWLAWEHPDMPWDATELRVGELTADGTVGKWHTVLGGRAGPDGRTESESVFQPEWVDDESLYVAADRTGWWNLYRVPAGGGEPAPLCPREAEFGAPMWLVGFATYTVLADGRIAVVHSGPEGNALGVLDPATGDLTDLDLPYTEWGPQVTGDGHRVALHASSPTDQGSLLVVDVASGGAEVVRTSIDPADLPDAAYLPPAEQVTLTGPGGRDVHANVYPPTNPRYAAPADERPPYVVHVHGGPTARSPAKLDLGYAYFTSRGIGIVDVNYGGSTGYGRAYRERLREQWGIVDVEDCVAAALSLADQGRADPRRLAISGGSAGGWTVLKAVTSTDTFACGTSYFGVAELLQFAQDTHDFESRYLDGLIGPLPETRDRYVERAPLSHVDDVRCPVLLLQGLEDEVVPPSQSEMFRDALARKGIRHAYIAFEGEQHGFRKAESIVASTEAELSFYGQVMGFEPPGVPVVELSGGDA